One part of the Solanum dulcamara chromosome 8, daSolDulc1.2, whole genome shotgun sequence genome encodes these proteins:
- the LOC129900048 gene encoding histone H2B.1, whose amino-acid sequence MAPKAAGKKPAEKKPVEEKKAEQVPAEKKPKAGKKLPKDAGADKKKKKSKKSVETYKIYIFKVLKQVHPDIGISSKSMGIMNSFINDIFEKLAQESSRLARINKKPTITSREIQTAVRLVLPGELAKHAVSEGTKAVTKFTTGKKPAEKKPVEEKKAEEVPAEKKPKAGKKLPKDAGADKKKKKAKKSIETYKIYIFKVLKQVHPDIGISSKSMGIMNSFINDIFEKLAQESSRLARINKKPTITSREIQTAVRLVLPGELAKHAVSEGTKAVTKFTSN is encoded by the exons AACCAGTAGAGGAAAAGAAGGCTGAGCAAGTTCCAGCAGAGAAGAAGCCTAAAGCCGGAAAGAAGCTCCCGAAGGATGCAGGAGCtgacaagaagaagaagaagtcaaAGAAGAGTGTTGAAACCTACAAGATCTATATCTTTAAGGTTTTGAAACAGGTTCATCCAGATATTGGTATTTCCAGCAAGTCTATGGGTATAATGAACAGTTTCATTAATGATATATTTGAGAAGCTTGCTCAGGAATCTTCTAGATTGGCTAGGATCAACAAGAAGCCTACCATTACTTCTAGGGAAATTCAGACGGCTGTAAGACTTGTTTTGCCTGGTGAATTGGCTAAGCATGCTGTTTCTGAAGGTACTAAGGCTGTGACTAAGTTTACTA CAGGGAAAAAGCCAGCTGAGAAGAAACCAGTAGAGGAAAAGAAGGCCGAGGAAGTTCCTGCAGAGAAGAAGCCTAAAGCCGGGAAGAAGCTCCCGAAGGATGCAGGAGCcgacaagaagaagaagaaggcaaAGAAGAGTATTGAAACCTACAAGATCTATATCTTTAAGGTTTTGAAGCAGGTGCATCCAGATATTGGTATTTCCAGCAAGTCTATGGGTATAATGAACAGttttattaatgatatatttGAAAAGCTTGCTCAGGAATCTTCTAGATTGGCTAGGATTAACAAGAAACCTACCATTACTTCTAGGGAAATTCAGACTGCTGTTAGACTTGTTTTGCCTGGTGAATTGGCTAAACACGCTGTTTCTGAAGGGACTAAGGCTGTTACTAAGTTCACTAGCAACTAG